Proteins co-encoded in one Deltaproteobacteria bacterium genomic window:
- the coxB gene encoding cytochrome c oxidase subunit II, which yields MITGFPTLSGTVDRVFFFIAAVSLLILVLVTASMIYFVIRYSRERNPHPEDIEGNFLLEAVWTLIPTVLVLAMFYYGYAGFKYMRAAPKNAMIVKVTARQWSWLFEYENGKKSGELNVPLGKPVKLVMTSADVLHSLFIPVFRIKEDTVPGQETYLWFIADRPGTFDLFCAEYCGVAHSAMISKVNVMPGDTFGGWLKEGVKAAKAETGREPQEDVSAERGASLVAEKGCVGCHSIDGSRMLGPTFKGIYSRKVVVITGGKEREIISDEEYLKRAILNPGADIVKGYPPVMPSQEGLLTDGEVGEIILYLKTLK from the coding sequence ATGATAACCGGTTTCCCCACACTATCGGGCACAGTGGACAGGGTATTTTTCTTCATCGCCGCGGTGTCCCTGCTCATTCTCGTGCTGGTAACCGCCTCCATGATCTACTTCGTCATCCGGTACAGCAGGGAGAGAAACCCCCACCCCGAGGACATAGAGGGGAATTTTCTCCTCGAAGCGGTCTGGACCCTGATACCAACCGTCCTGGTCCTCGCGATGTTCTACTACGGCTACGCCGGGTTCAAGTACATGAGGGCCGCGCCGAAAAACGCCATGATCGTCAAGGTCACCGCCCGTCAGTGGTCCTGGCTCTTCGAGTACGAAAACGGGAAGAAGAGCGGTGAGCTCAATGTGCCGCTCGGCAAACCGGTGAAGCTCGTGATGACCTCGGCGGACGTGCTCCACAGCCTTTTCATCCCGGTTTTCCGCATCAAGGAGGATACCGTCCCGGGGCAGGAGACCTACCTCTGGTTCATTGCCGACAGGCCGGGGACCTTTGACCTTTTCTGCGCCGAATATTGCGGCGTGGCCCACTCTGCCATGATTTCGAAGGTAAACGTGATGCCCGGGGATACGTTCGGCGGATGGCTCAAAGAGGGCGTGAAGGCGGCGAAGGCGGAAACCGGGAGAGAGCCGCAGGAGGATGTCTCCGCGGAGAGGGGGGCGTCCCTCGTCGCGGAAAAGGGGTGCGTCGGGTGCCACTCGATCGACGGGAGCAGGATGCTGGGCCCCACCTTCAAGGGCATATACAGCAGGAAGGTGGTGGTGATAACCGGCGGTAAAGAGCGGGAGATCATATCAGACGAGGAGTATCTGAAAAGGGCGATCCTGAATCCCGGCGCCGATATCGTCAAGGGCTATCCCCCCGTCATGCCGTCACAGGAGGGTCTCCTGACAGACGGTGAGGTGGGGGAGATCATTTTGTACCTGAAGACACTGAAGTAG
- a CDS encoding cytochrome-c oxidase: MADKHTEEHTAGYGTYFYVWITLLLFTVITVVVSLMHLGNLSILTALVIASIKALLVLAIFMHLKYEKMVFKVMFFVAIITLTIFIGMTFIDVLYR; the protein is encoded by the coding sequence ATGGCGGATAAACATACGGAAGAACACACTGCCGGCTACGGCACCTACTTTTACGTCTGGATCACCCTCCTTCTCTTCACGGTGATAACGGTGGTGGTGTCGCTCATGCACCTGGGAAACCTGAGCATCCTCACGGCACTGGTAATAGCGTCGATCAAGGCCCTGCTGGTTCTCGCCATATTCATGCACCTGAAGTACGAGAAAATGGTTTTCAAGGTCATGTTCTTCGTCGCCATCATAACGCTGACAATATTCATCGGGATGACGTTCATCGACGTCCTGTACAGGTGA